The following DNA comes from Miscanthus floridulus cultivar M001 chromosome 5, ASM1932011v1, whole genome shotgun sequence.
atcaaatggatgtgaagagtgcatttctcaatgggtacatcattgagcttgtgtatgttgagcaacctcccggttttgaagatgagaagaaacccaatcatgtttacaagttgagaaaggctttgtatcgattgaaacaagcaccaagagcatggtatgagaaattgagggatttcctactctctaagggattcaaattgggaaaggttaacaccactctcttcaccaagaagcttggaaatgacttgtttgtaatacagatctatgttgatgatatcatttttaggtcaacaaattaagatttttgtgaggagtttggcaagatgatggcaagttagtttaagatgtccatgattggagagcttagctacttccttggtcttcaaatcaagcaaatgaagaatgacacatttgtgagtcaaggcaagtatatcaaggacatgctcaagaagtttggaatagatgatagtaaagctattagtacaccaatggggacaagtggaagcttagatcaaaagatgtatcggtctatgattggaagcctactctatgtgaccgcatcaaggccagatgtgatatttagtgtatgcatgtgtgctagattctaaGACTCATCAAAAGAAAGTCATtcaaaagcaacaaagagaatattgaggtacttaaagcatacataaaatgttggattgtggtatcccaaaggagcaagatttgagttgattggatattcggactccgactaTGCGAGATGCAAAgtggagagaaagagcacatcgggcacatgtcaactattgaaaagatcacttgtgtcttggtcatcaaagaagcaaaatagtatagtacttttaaccgccgaagcggagtacatttcgaccggtagttgttgtgctcaattactttagatgaaggctactttgagtgattttagaattaggatcaagcaagtgccattgctatgtgacaatgagagtgccgttaaactcaccaacaacccagttcaacactcaagaacaaagtatattgatgtccgccatcattttataagagatcaccaataaaaaggggacatttgcatagagagtgtgggcaccgaagatcaacttgccaatatcttcaccaagccacttgatgagaagaggttttgcaagctaaggaatgaattgaacatacttgacttctcaaatatgtgttgatgcacccccattatatgacatgcctcttcttcgagcaattcaaggtataaattgattgacatggcatacatccttgctaaggacatgattagtgcatctagacatatttcatatttgaataggctcattcataaaaatcaaatgaatttgatgcttttatggtatcactattgcttgtatgtttgaaatgatctagtggtagcatatgacatgtttgtgggcttgtaaacctagtgtttgatctataaaatgagctataagtttttaactcaatatggtacaacataacccttatttggaggtgtgaagaagcttatccttagattaaaccgagttaaatatcttttgcaagtaatctcgattgaaccaaatttgaaagtgatcctcatttcacatggttttcaccccaacctatctataatttgaacctatctatactttaagcctttgtggtcattaatgacaaagggagagaaatagtgtataaagatagtgaaaagatggaAAGATAAGGGTGAGATAAAATATGacaaatagtgtacaaagatagtgaaaagatggaAAGATAAGGGTGAGATAAAATATGACAAAGAAAGAGGATCAAttaaaaattttgagcatacaagtagggggagcaagctcataaacttgtatgatgcatttgaatgtgcatttcatatatttgcttgcatagcataaGTTTTAAAGTTCaagatccatgcttgtgtgatatatgctaattgtagatttgaatgatgaaatgaaaatctagcaggcataggtcatctaatgatttcattcccatgtatttacaagtggtatctagctatcaagtggtatctagctaaaataactagacttatgttcatcatatgaaaattagacccttacttgtaatgttgatctcatggggtattctagtttttatgtatgtctagttactaatggtgctaaggatggtataatggtgcactccgattgatatcacgctttaaaggtccatctcttataccttagcatcatttggtagaaattgtctcatatatttcctatctaagcatatatgcaaagctacaatccaaactcttagcacatatataggaggagcaattgctaccatatggagttcatgaaacttgtccatattctttacacatggtaaatatgtttggacaagtaacatggattcaaatgaactttaattcgtatctttgtataagggttgtcatcaattaccaaaaagggggagattgaaagctctagtttagttttggttaattgatgaaaccctaagtgctaacctagtttatcaaagtgatcatgagataggtagcactactccaagtgatgaagcaatgatgaagatcatgacaattgtgatggcatggttatAATCAAAGGCtagaacttggaaaagaagaaagagaaaaacaaaaggctcaaggcaaaggtataaaatgtaggagccattttgttttagtggtcaagatacttagtgagtgtgatcacatttatgatagatagccgtactattaagaggagtgaacctcgtatcgaaatgtggttatcaaagtgccactagatgctctaattcattgcacatgcatttaggatctagtagagtgctaacacccttgaaaatatttgtgaaaatatgctaacacatgcgtacaagatgatacacttggtggttggcacatttgagcaagggtgaaggagatagagatgaaagagtgtcagtctcgctgttttacaactgaccggacgctggtctcagagggaccgacgcgtccggtcaggcgtggCAGTGAATACCTGGTGTCGGtcatgcgaccgaacgctgggcctctgactagtcggacgctggaaggcagcgtccgatcagagctGACGTAGCTGTACAGAAGTTAGGgtaactgatcagacgctggctgtgtccggtcaagtgtgaccggacatgtccggtcgaagaaatgcgtctctaggagcttactggaaacgaccggacgctgaggtccagcgtccggtcaatttctaactgacgcgtccggtcatcacttgaccgttgaaatcggacgatcggcgtttgaagccgatgacacgtggcgcacattgcacgaccggacgctgaggtccagcgtccggtcaatctgaccggagcatccggtcggcccgtgttcagtgcagtgaggagcccaacggctctatttcgtggaggcttctatttaagccacatggccggatcaagctcactctcttgcacatttttattgacatagcaaccttgtgagcttagcaaaagccctcccactcatctccatcattgatccatcatctttgtgaggttgggagagaatccaagtgcattgcttgagtgattgcatctagaggcacttggtattcgtattgcgttgtggatttcgcttgttactcttggtggttgccaccacctagacggcttggtgcagcggtggaggatcggcacgagttggtgattgttcgtggtcgTCTCCGGTAATTGTGAGGAGAGTtataccttccccgacggagtgccgaaatgtaactctagtaaattgctcgtgtcattgagttacctcacttgtgggtaggttcttgcggtgtccaatcgtgtggacgaggtttgtgaaacacctcttagccgtcgatccaccaagtgttggtcgacacaacgggaactagcgtgttggcaagcacgtgaacctcgggagaaaaatcggttgtctcttgccatttgatattctcccggtgattggtttcatattcatcttgtgattggttcattcctctacacgatggtataaccatcctactcactcgtttatattcttgcaaactagttgtagcaagctctgtagtgtaattagatttgagagcttgctttgctatttaagttcgcttagtggagctctttagagtagaaagattaagagctcttagtgagtagtatcatagcaagttgtgtgtctagctatcattgcaactagaattatgggataggtggcttgcaacccttgtagagctagagcaagtttgcatttagccttttgtcatactaatcaaattgctctagtcgatttgtagatttttaaataggctattcatccccctagccatattaggacctttcaacaacaAATGTCTTCTCCGTAGTCATGACATATACTACATACACACTTATAAATGTACCTAAAAAATATAACATCATCAAAATAGATACACTAAATTATCTCTGAGCTATTCTCTCTCGTTATTCGTCTAAATCCGACGCCTAATGTTAGCGTGTCTGTCCTCCATCGCGTGTGTCAACCTCCTGCGTTTCCTCCCTCCGCCTCCAGCCCCCATGCCCACGCTTATCGGCCACGGTTTGATTCCGCGGTTGGCATTTTTTCCCCCGAAAAAAATTGAAACATcgtcctctcctctctcctcccgcACGCGCCGCCGCCTCTGCGAGCGCCTACTAGGGCCGCACGCATCGCCAGTCCCAGCATGTGAGCCCGCAAGAGGCCAGGGGCCACGCCGCTGTGCTCGTGCGACCTCCTCTCCTCCATGGCCGGCGTGAGCTCCCTCCACGTCGAGGCCTTCTCCGTGGGATCTGCTCGAGCCAGCGTAGCCCTAGCCCACACCGTGCGTAGCCCACCCTGTCGTGCGCCCCACCCCACGCCGTAGGCAGCGGGAGCGAGAGGAAAGAGAGGAGAGGCGACGGAGGGAGGGAGGGTCGTCCGCCGCGGATTAGGATCTCCCTTGCCCGCCCCGGAGCCCGCTGTGTGCATTTCAAGATCGGAGGATGTGGCGCCTGCGGATCGCGAAGGAGGGCGTAGACCCCTGCCTCAACACGAAGAACGCCAACTCCAGCCGCCAAGTCTGGGAGTTCGACACTGCCGCCAACCCTGACCCCTCCGTCGACGCCGCACATCGGGCCTTCGTCCACCAACGAAGTGGTCATTGCCCTGCCCACGGATGCCACCCAAGGGTCTATCCGTGGATGCGAGGAGGAAGCTGTAGCAAAGCAGGGATTGTGCAGACTAGATACTGAAGTTGGCCATAGCGATTAACAGTGATGTGCTTGCCGAGATGGAAATTCCTGAAGTGTACCTGTCCGTGCTCGCTTCGCATGAGGTACTGCTCGCTTCGCAAATCTGCCCGAGCCCGGTTCAGGTCTATGTCGTGGTGCTGTATGCTTCTTATTGCCTATATAATGTGTAAAATTAAGATGATTTTTCTTGTGTCTGACAAGGATAATTGAGTGCTCCAGCTGCAGTCCTGTAGTTTTGTGCAACCAACGGCTTGTTTCTTAACCCTTTCGCTGCCACTAAAACTGATCTGTTTCAGGCAGGAGATTCGCTCTGCCACGAGCTCAATGACTTCAGTCCTAAAGCCGCTGAAATTCCTCTTCTCGTACTTTGGAACTCTCAAGTCCTATTTTGAAACAATACCAGAGTATGACCTCAAGAAATGTGTGTACACTTTGGATCACCCAGCTTCGGTATGTTGTAGATTGGTTTGGTGCAGTGCTGATGACACCATTTTATTGTTTTGCAGAAGTACATGGCTGACATACTGTCGG
Coding sequences within:
- the LOC136455192 gene encoding 26S proteasome non-ATPase regulatory subunit 2 homolog A-like translates to MCLPRWKFLKCTCPCSLRMRQEIRSATSSMTSVLKPLKFLFSYFGTLKSYFETIPEYDLKKCVYTLDHPASESLKYRLLGSEGDMGSWEHEYVRTHHFSCLLTIHALMEPKRVMTAFGASLVGRCSDRLVRRIVVKVVAM